The Chloroflexi bacterium ADurb.Bin180 DNA window CTGCTGACGGGGGTACCCTTCAGAGGCCGGGCCAGAGCTCTGGCCTAAGCCGAGGGAGAGGTACGCCTGGTGAGCGAGGAGGCACGCTAAGAGCGACCTGCTGGCAAGAAACAGGCCGTACCTGGCCCTTTGGCAGCCTTTGCAGTGAGCTCGTACGGGCCATCACCGTTCCACAAGCGGCCGAATTCTCCCCTCAGAGGGAGAGCACTTCCTCCAATTCCCTCTTTTTCCACACTCTCCGCCGCTGGTCCGCTTGCGGCCAGGGAGGCGGTTGACCGAGCTGCCCGGCCGACCGCGGTTGACGTCGTCGACCGTACCGGTTACACTGCAGCCGCAAACAGAGGAGGACTGTGATGTCCAACATCATTCCCGGCGCCGAACCATTCCACTTCCGCGGTAATCAGGTTGGCTGTCTGTTGATTCACGGTTTTACCGGCACGCCGCAGGAGATGAGGCGGCTCGGGCAGTTCCTCAACACGCAAGGCTGGACCGTGCAGGGAGTACTGGTGGCGGGCCACGGGACAACCGAGCAGGAGCTGGCCCGCACCAGGTGGCAAGACTGGACGCGCTCGGTAAGCGAGGCAATGGACGAGCTTGCTGGCTCGTGCCGCCAGACCTTTGTCATCGGCCAGTCGGTGGGAGGTGCGCTGGCGCTGCATCTGGCCAGCCATTTTCCGGTGTCGGGTGTTGTGGCGATGGCCACTCCGCTGGTGACGGATCTCAAGCTGCTCTGTTTGGCCCGGGTGGTCAAAGCGATTCGGCCCTACCGCAAGAAGGGCCCCAGCAATATCCTCGACCCCGAGTCGTTGAAAACCAGGGTGGCCTATCAGTACTGGCCGAATGCCGGTAACGAGCAGATCGTGCGCTTTTGCCGCCACTTGCGCGATGACCTGCCCGAGATCCGCTGCCCCGCACTGCTGATCCATTCCCGACAGGACAAGACGGTCAACCCGGAGATGATGCCTCGGCTCTACGAGCTGCTGGGGTCGAGACAGAAGACGATGGTCTGGCTGGAGAACAGCGGTCACGTTGTGACTGAAGACTATGAAAGGGACAGGGTCTATGCTCTTGTGAGCGACCTGGTGCAGGCGCAGTTGGCGGCGTAGCGGGAAAAAAAGAAGAGCCGGTGCCCGCAGGTACCGGCTCTCTTTGGTCAGTTGCTACTTGAGCAGCCCGAGTTCTGTTAGGGGCCAGTAGCGCAGCCAGGCGTGGCCGATGATGTCGGCCAGCGGGACCTCGCCAAAGCTGCGCGAGTCGTTGCTGTTGGGACGATTGTCGCCCAGCACGAACAGGTGTCCCGGAGAAACGACCCGCGGCGACATGTCGCTGGTCGACCAGCTTGGCAGGAAGGTCAATGCGGACGTGTAGGGTTCGGTCAGCTCCTTGCCATTGACGTAAACGCGCCCGTTCCTGGTTTCGATGGTTTCCCCGGGCAGGGCGATGACGCGCTTGATCAGCGGCTCTGGCAGCACCAGGGCAGGCGCCCTGCGCATCAGTGTGGCCAGCCAGGCAGCGAAACGAGTGGTGACAGGCACAGGCTGGAAAAAAGGAGCCTTGATCACCACGATATCGCCTCGAGCGGGCGGCCGGAGGTGGTAAGAGACCTTCTCAATGATCAGGCGCTGGTTGTTGTGGAGGTTGGGTTCCATACTCTGGCCCTCCACGCGCGTGGCCTGCGCAATGAAGAGATTCACCACCAGCACGATGAGCAGGGCCGGCAGGATGGTCTCGAGGATGTCCCGAGTCCAGCCCCCCAACCTCTGTTCCCAGGAGACGGGAGGAGGCGGTGACGCCACCTCCGTTACGGGTTGAGCTTCGATGTCGAGTTGGGTCCCCGCGTCAGGTTGGGTCATCGCCGTGACCGCGAGTCTCCCCTTCCGCCTTCAGGGCGACGGTCGCCCGAACCGCGGGGTCGAAACGGCCGTGGACCCGAGCCGCCGCTGCTTCTGTTGCGCTGATCGCGCTCGCGCGCCTGTTCGGCAGTGAGCCCCTCCAGTACCGCGGAGCGAGAAAGCCGGATCTTGCCGTCGCCATCGATATCGATGACCATGACCATGATCTCGTCACCAAGCTTGACGACGTCCTCTACCTTGCCCACCCTAAAGTCGGCTAGCTGAGAGATGTGCACCAGACCATCGGTGCCGGGCAGGATTTCCACAAACGCGCCAAAGTCGGTGATGCGTACTACCTTGCCGACGTAGATCTTGCCGACTTCGGGCACTTCGGTAAGCTGGCGGATCATGGCCACCGCCTTGTCGCTGCCTTCCTTCTCGACAGAAGCGACAAACACGGTGCCATCGTCTTCGACGTCGATCTTGGCGCCTGTCTCCTCGATAATCTTGCGAATCATCTTGCCGCCGGGACCGATGACCGCGCCGATCTTCTGCGGATCGATCTTGAGCAGCGTGATCCGCGGGGCGTAGGGAGAGAGCTCGGGTCGGGCCGAGCCGAGCGTGCTGAGCATTTTGTCCAGGACAAAGAGACGCGCTTCCCTGGCCTGAGCCAGCGCCGTGCGCATAACGTCCGGGGCGATGCCCTTGATCTTGAGGTCCATCTGCAGAGCAGTAACGCCGTTGGCGGTTCCGGCGACCTTGAAATCCATGTCGCCGAGAAAGTCCTCCATGCCCTGGATATCCGTGAGCACTGCGACCCGGTCATCTTCCTTGATCAGGCCCATGGCGATGCCCGCCACCGGCGCCTTGATCGGCACACCGGCGTCCATCAGCGCGAGGGTACTGGCGCAGACGCTGGCCATAGAGGTCGAACCGTTGGACGACAGTACTTCTGACACCAGGCGGATGGTGTAGGGGAACTGCTCCTGCGGCGGGATCATCGGCACCAGGGCGCGCTCGGCGAGTGCGCCGTGGCCGATCTCACGCCTGCCCGGCGAGCGCGGTCGCGACGTCTCGCCCGTGCTGTAGGGGGGAAAGTTGTAGTGGTGCATATAGCGCTTGGTGTCTTCTGTGCCAAGGCCGTCGATGATCTGCTCATCGCTGGCGGTGCCCAGAGTGGCGATCGTCAGAACCTGCGTTTCGCCGCGGGTGAACAGCCCCGAACCATGAGTGCGGGGCAGCAGGCCGACTTCGCAACTGATGGGACGGATGGTCTTGAGGTCGCGGCCGTCAGGGCGGTGCCCTTTGGCCAGGATTGCCTCGCGGACCAGGCGCTTGACGTGGTTGTCGAACGCCGTCGAGACCTCGGCCGCCGGGTACGTTTCTGCGAACAGCTTGGCCAGCTCTGTGCGGAGGTCGTTGAGCATCTGGTTGCGCTGCTCTTTGGTCGGCGCCGCCAGCGCCTGTGCGGCCCGGTCACCGACTCGGGCCAGGACTGCCTGCTCTGTTTCCGGGCTTACTTTGAAGAGAGGGAACTCTCGCTTGGCCTTGCCCAGCTCGGCCTGCATCTGCTGCTGCATGCGGATCACGTCCTGGAAAGCCTGATGGCCTTCCTGGAGCGCCTGCAGGAGCACGTCTTCGGGCACTTCGTTCGCGCCTGCTTCGACCATGATTACGGAATCGGCGGTGCCAGCGATGCGCAGGTCCATCTGGCTGGTCTGCATCTGCGAAGTGGTGGGATTGAACAGCAGCTTGCCATCGGCATAGCCCAGACGGATGGCACCGACCGGTCCATTGAAGGGGATATCCGAGATCATGAGCGCAGCAGACGCACCGATGATCGCCAGAATGTCGAGGTAGTGCTCCTGGTCAGTCGATAGTGCGGTGATGATGACCTGCACGTCGTTGACCATACCCTTGGGGAACAAGGGCCGCAGGGGACGGTCTACCAGGCGGCACAGCAGCGTAGCCTCTTCGGTGGGACGCCCCTCGCGCTTGAAGAAGCCGCCAGGGATCTTGCCCGCCGCGTAGAGGCGCTCTTCATAGTCCACGGCCAGGGGGAAGAACGAGACGTCGGCCCTGGGCTGCTGAGCGGCCGTCGCGGTGGCGAGGATGACCGTGTCGCCGCAGCGCACTGTAACGGCGCCGCCGGCCTGGCCCGCCAACTTGCCCGTCTCGACCACGATCTTGCTGTCGCCAAGTGTGGCCTCAAAAGTCTTTGCCATATTCATTTCTTTGTACCTTCTCTACCGATGATTGAGGGCGAGACGGGTGGCCAGGGACTGGGGACTGTGTCGCTGCGCGGCCGTCTTGTGCGTACAC harbors:
- the sipT gene encoding Signal peptidase I T, with protein sequence MTQPDAGTQLDIEAQPVTEVASPPPPVSWEQRLGGWTRDILETILPALLIVLVVNLFIAQATRVEGQSMEPNLHNNQRLIIEKVSYHLRPPARGDIVVIKAPFFQPVPVTTRFAAWLATLMRRAPALVLPEPLIKRVIALPGETIETRNGRVYVNGKELTEPYTSALTFLPSWSTSDMSPRVVSPGHLFVLGDNRPNSNDSRSFGEVPLADIIGHAWLRYWPLTELGLLK
- the pnp gene encoding Polyribonucleotide nucleotidyltransferase, with product MNMAKTFEATLGDSKIVVETGKLAGQAGGAVTVRCGDTVILATATAAQQPRADVSFFPLAVDYEERLYAAGKIPGGFFKREGRPTEEATLLCRLVDRPLRPLFPKGMVNDVQVIITALSTDQEHYLDILAIIGASAALMISDIPFNGPVGAIRLGYADGKLLFNPTTSQMQTSQMDLRIAGTADSVIMVEAGANEVPEDVLLQALQEGHQAFQDVIRMQQQMQAELGKAKREFPLFKVSPETEQAVLARVGDRAAQALAAPTKEQRNQMLNDLRTELAKLFAETYPAAEVSTAFDNHVKRLVREAILAKGHRPDGRDLKTIRPISCEVGLLPRTHGSGLFTRGETQVLTIATLGTASDEQIIDGLGTEDTKRYMHHYNFPPYSTGETSRPRSPGRREIGHGALAERALVPMIPPQEQFPYTIRLVSEVLSSNGSTSMASVCASTLALMDAGVPIKAPVAGIAMGLIKEDDRVAVLTDIQGMEDFLGDMDFKVAGTANGVTALQMDLKIKGIAPDVMRTALAQAREARLFVLDKMLSTLGSARPELSPYAPRITLLKIDPQKIGAVIGPGGKMIRKIIEETGAKIDVEDDGTVFVASVEKEGSDKAVAMIRQLTEVPEVGKIYVGKVVRITDFGAFVEILPGTDGLVHISQLADFRVGKVEDVVKLGDEIMVMVIDIDGDGKIRLSRSAVLEGLTAEQARERDQRNRSSGGSGPRPFRPRGSGDRRPEGGRGDSRSRR
- a CDS encoding Thermostable monoacylglycerol lipase, which encodes MSNIIPGAEPFHFRGNQVGCLLIHGFTGTPQEMRRLGQFLNTQGWTVQGVLVAGHGTTEQELARTRWQDWTRSVSEAMDELAGSCRQTFVIGQSVGGALALHLASHFPVSGVVAMATPLVTDLKLLCLARVVKAIRPYRKKGPSNILDPESLKTRVAYQYWPNAGNEQIVRFCRHLRDDLPEIRCPALLIHSRQDKTVNPEMMPRLYELLGSRQKTMVWLENSGHVVTEDYERDRVYALVSDLVQAQLAA